In a single window of the Pseudogemmatithrix spongiicola genome:
- the mdh gene encoding malate dehydrogenase, with protein sequence MVNKITVVGAGNVGATAAQRIAEKELARTVVMVDVAEGIPQGKGLDQWQSAPIEGFDSRVIGTNGYDETVDSDIVVITAGIARKPGMSRDDLLNTNAGIVKSVGEAIKKTSPNAIVIVVSNPLDVMCWVAKEATGFPKERVIGMAGVLDTARYRAFLATAMDVSVRDIQAMVLGGHGDTMVPLISYTTVSGIPITQLMDKATLDAIVDRTRNGGAEIVKHLKTGSAYYAPSSGAVQMVEAIVNDQKRILPCSAWLEGEYGEKGIFLGVPVKLGRKGIEKIIDVSLTADEKAALAKSAQAVREPMSVVKL encoded by the coding sequence ATGGTCAACAAGATTACGGTCGTCGGAGCCGGCAATGTCGGCGCCACCGCGGCCCAGCGTATCGCCGAGAAGGAACTCGCCCGCACCGTGGTGATGGTGGACGTGGCTGAGGGCATCCCGCAGGGCAAGGGCCTCGACCAGTGGCAGTCGGCGCCGATCGAAGGGTTCGACTCGCGCGTCATCGGCACGAACGGCTACGACGAGACCGTGGACTCCGACATCGTCGTCATCACCGCCGGCATCGCCCGCAAGCCGGGGATGAGCCGCGACGACCTGCTCAACACCAACGCCGGCATCGTGAAGTCGGTGGGTGAGGCCATCAAGAAGACCTCGCCGAACGCGATCGTCATCGTCGTCTCCAATCCGCTCGACGTGATGTGCTGGGTGGCCAAGGAAGCCACCGGCTTCCCGAAGGAGCGCGTCATCGGAATGGCCGGCGTGCTCGACACCGCCCGCTACCGCGCCTTCCTCGCCACGGCGATGGACGTCTCGGTGCGCGACATCCAGGCGATGGTGCTCGGCGGCCACGGCGACACGATGGTGCCGCTCATCTCGTACACGACCGTCTCCGGCATCCCGATCACGCAGCTGATGGACAAGGCGACGCTCGACGCGATCGTCGACCGCACGCGCAACGGCGGAGCCGAGATCGTGAAGCACCTCAAGACCGGCTCGGCATACTACGCGCCGTCGTCGGGCGCGGTGCAGATGGTCGAAGCCATCGTCAACGACCAGAAGCGCATCCTGCCGTGCTCGGCCTGGCTCGAAGGCGAGTACGGCGAGAAGGGCATCTTCCTCGGCGTGCCGGTGAAGCTCGGCCGCAAGGGCATCGAGAAGATCATCGACGTGTCGCTCACCGCGGACGAGAAGGCGGCGCTGGCGAAGAGCGCGCAGGCCGTGCGCGAGCCGATGAGCGTAGTGAAGCTGTAA
- a CDS encoding molybdenum cofactor biosynthesis protein MoaE, translated as MRTALVDRPLDPTALLAEVAAVSSGASTLFVGTVRRSNQGRAVTGIDYSAYAPMAEAEMQRIAEEAVARFGTPHVVVEHRLGTLTLGEASIAIAVSHERRAAAMDAQRYIIEEFKARVPIWKREHYVDGDRAWVDNQGGAVAV; from the coding sequence GTGCGCACCGCCCTCGTGGACCGCCCGCTGGACCCGACCGCCCTCTTGGCGGAAGTCGCGGCCGTGAGTTCGGGCGCAAGCACGCTCTTCGTGGGCACGGTGCGCCGCAGCAACCAAGGGCGAGCCGTGACGGGCATCGACTACTCGGCGTACGCGCCGATGGCCGAGGCGGAGATGCAGCGCATCGCCGAGGAGGCCGTGGCGCGCTTCGGCACGCCGCATGTCGTCGTCGAACATCGGCTGGGCACACTGACGCTGGGCGAGGCAAGCATTGCCATCGCGGTGAGCCACGAACGGCGCGCCGCGGCCATGGACGCGCAGCGCTACATCATCGAGGAGTTCAAGGCGCGGGTGCCCATCTGGAAGCGCGAGCACTACGTGGACGGCGACCGCGCGTGGGTGGACAACCAAGGCGGGGCGGTGGCGGTATGA
- a CDS encoding succinate dehydrogenase cytochrome b subunit, translating into MSALLQFWESTIGKKWVMAVTGIGLVLFAFAHMAGNLQVFMGAGVFNDYAHKLQSLGPLLWIGRLGLLAMAILHIISALQLTARARAARPEGYVKMEPQISTLASRTMRVGGIILAAFLIFHILHFTTGQLHPAFSKGGAYGNVVLGFRVWWVAVFYIVAMSFFGLHLYHGIWAGARTLGISKPNPMPMERKLALGAAVIIWAGFIAVPIGVLLGIVD; encoded by the coding sequence ATGTCGGCGTTGCTGCAATTCTGGGAATCCACCATCGGCAAGAAGTGGGTGATGGCCGTGACCGGCATCGGTCTCGTGCTGTTCGCCTTCGCCCATATGGCCGGAAACCTGCAGGTCTTCATGGGCGCGGGCGTCTTCAACGACTACGCCCACAAGCTGCAGTCGCTTGGGCCGCTGCTCTGGATCGGCCGCCTCGGACTCCTCGCGATGGCCATCCTGCACATCATCTCGGCCCTGCAGCTGACGGCGCGGGCGCGCGCCGCGCGCCCCGAGGGCTACGTGAAGATGGAGCCGCAGATCTCGACGCTGGCCTCGCGCACGATGCGCGTCGGCGGGATCATCCTCGCGGCGTTCCTGATCTTCCACATCCTGCACTTCACCACGGGGCAGCTGCACCCGGCGTTCAGCAAGGGCGGGGCCTATGGCAACGTGGTGCTGGGCTTCCGGGTGTGGTGGGTGGCGGTGTTCTACATCGTCGCCATGAGCTTCTTCGGGTTGCACCTGTACCACGGCATCTGGGCCGGCGCTCGCACGCTCGGCATCTCGAAGCCGAATCCGATGCCGATGGAGCGGAAGCTCGCGCTCGGCGCCGCCGTCATCATCTGGGCAGGATTCATCGCCGTTCCGATCGGCGTCCTGCTCGGCATCGTCGACTGA
- a CDS encoding HU family DNA-binding protein has product MSMTKADLVERVTEAMSQTSGPMISKKDCARVVDAFLDAIKDALKEQKNIEVRGFGTFKIRNRKTRMARNPRTGAPVEVSARPVPVFKPSKELRALVADLEMVPEEG; this is encoded by the coding sequence ATGTCGATGACCAAAGCGGACCTTGTGGAGCGTGTCACGGAGGCGATGTCCCAGACCTCCGGGCCGATGATTTCGAAGAAGGACTGCGCCCGCGTGGTGGACGCCTTCCTCGACGCCATCAAGGACGCCTTGAAGGAGCAGAAGAACATCGAGGTGCGTGGGTTCGGCACCTTCAAGATCCGCAATCGGAAGACCCGCATGGCTCGCAATCCGCGCACCGGCGCCCCGGTTGAGGTCTCGGCCCGTCCGGTGCCGGTGTTCAAGCCCAGCAAGGAGTTGCGGGCCCTGGTCGCCGACCTGGAGATGGTGCCCGAGGAGGGGTGA
- the moaA gene encoding GTP 3',8-cyclase MoaA, producing MRDQFGRSIEYLRISVTDRCNFRCVYCMPAEGLQWLPKEEILSYEEITAVVRQLAPLGLRRLRITGGEPTIRPDIARLIAMLKAVPGIEDIALSTNGAKLPAMARELREAGLDRVNISADSLRPDRIVAIARRDLKFEPVKAFEAALDAGLEPVKVNVVVMRGVNDDEVEDFARLTQALPIHVRFIELMPVGEMAHLTDAHIVPSDELLRRVATIAPLEAASGPAKGNGPAKYYRLQGAAGTVGVITPMTHTYCGDCNRVRLTADGRLRTCLYGDHEVNLREPLRAGLGLEPLFVQALAEKPKEHNLLQLKVGGLKALSQVGG from the coding sequence ATGAGAGACCAGTTCGGGCGCAGCATCGAGTATCTGCGCATCTCGGTGACGGACCGTTGCAACTTCCGCTGCGTGTACTGCATGCCCGCCGAAGGCCTGCAATGGCTGCCGAAGGAGGAGATCCTCAGCTACGAGGAGATCACCGCCGTGGTGCGGCAGCTGGCGCCATTGGGGCTACGACGCCTGCGCATCACGGGTGGCGAGCCTACGATCCGGCCGGACATCGCCCGCTTGATCGCAATGCTGAAGGCGGTGCCCGGCATCGAGGACATCGCGCTTTCCACGAACGGGGCCAAGCTGCCGGCCATGGCCCGCGAGCTTCGTGAGGCCGGGCTCGATCGCGTCAACATCAGTGCCGATTCGCTGCGACCGGATCGCATCGTCGCGATCGCGCGGCGGGACTTGAAGTTCGAGCCCGTGAAGGCGTTCGAGGCCGCGCTCGACGCTGGCCTGGAGCCCGTCAAGGTGAACGTGGTCGTGATGCGCGGCGTGAACGATGATGAGGTCGAGGACTTCGCGCGGCTCACGCAGGCGCTGCCGATCCACGTGCGTTTCATCGAGTTGATGCCCGTGGGCGAGATGGCGCATCTCACGGACGCGCACATCGTCCCGAGCGACGAGCTGCTGCGGCGCGTGGCGACCATCGCGCCGCTGGAGGCCGCGAGCGGCCCCGCCAAGGGCAACGGGCCGGCCAAGTACTACAGGCTGCAGGGGGCGGCGGGCACGGTGGGCGTCATCACGCCGATGACGCACACCTACTGCGGCGACTGCAACCGCGTGCGCCTCACGGCCGACGGGCGCCTGCGCACCTGTCTCTATGGCGACCACGAGGTGAACCTGCGCGAGCCGCTGCGTGCCGGTCTAGGACTGGAGCCGCTGTTTGTTCAGGCGCTGGCCGAGAAGCCCAAGGAGCACAACCTGCTGCAGCTCAAGGTCGGCGGGCTCAAGGCGCTGTCGCAGGTGGGCGGCTGA
- a CDS encoding serine/threonine-protein kinase, giving the protein MERLVEDLASRYRVEHEIGRGGWGVVYRARDLRLPRTVALKVLRVDSADPDARERFRREIDFEARLVHPHIIPVIESGEVDGALYFVMPYVEGSTLRELLTQSGPLPIADALRITRQICEGLAHAHERQIVHRDIKPANILLASGNAMIADFGIARALDSADIGAWTTGTGLRLGTPAYMSPEQSAGDPELDHRSDLYSLGCVLFEMLVGQPPFAAAAYATVLGQHAVTPAPAVRSLRAEVPPRLDSLVARLLAKQPAERFQSARELIAAIDAALAELQAPPAEEPTWRRSRIALAAVVALAVVGTIALTSSASRLAAHRDSLADTTRVVLFPFEGDASEREAATELLRRAFARWDGVALVDAFQVDDAIGDRPLSSRRAGSVARDLGAGRFIRGSVVRTDAGLELRAVLSSAGRRPITLAEYTERLPAGTWVSRDSLAARAVASLLFRGAPRGDTDLPALRTASVEAAQLYLAGRGSLDRWALDTAATLLDEAWRRDPKFTEAALWLSLVRFWRDEAPAKWLLPAQAVAQDSARATNAVARRHATALLALTEDNRPKACVEWEALTATAPLEFSGWYSAALCRDRDNIVLRDPSAPTGWRFRSSFHTAQLYYLRAFQQLPTMHHALRDRAYERVRGLLFLSMNRVRTARVAESGARMIAFPMIDGDSLVLAPIAFAQMSGADTSVAHLRRRSAREVVRQQRELFRDITSVWTSAAPQSA; this is encoded by the coding sequence ATCGAGCGACTCGTCGAGGATCTCGCTAGCCGCTACCGCGTCGAGCACGAGATCGGACGCGGCGGCTGGGGCGTCGTCTATCGCGCCCGCGACCTCCGCCTGCCGCGCACCGTTGCCCTCAAGGTGCTGCGCGTCGACTCGGCCGATCCCGACGCCCGCGAGCGCTTCCGTCGGGAAATCGACTTCGAAGCGCGCCTCGTGCACCCGCACATCATCCCGGTCATCGAATCGGGCGAAGTCGACGGCGCCCTCTACTTCGTCATGCCCTACGTCGAGGGCAGCACGCTGCGCGAGTTGCTCACGCAGAGCGGTCCGCTGCCGATCGCCGATGCGTTGCGCATCACCCGCCAGATCTGCGAGGGCCTCGCGCACGCGCACGAGCGCCAGATCGTGCATCGCGACATCAAGCCCGCCAACATCCTGCTCGCCTCGGGCAACGCGATGATCGCCGACTTCGGCATCGCCCGTGCGCTCGACAGTGCCGACATCGGCGCCTGGACCACCGGCACCGGCCTCCGCCTCGGGACCCCCGCCTACATGTCGCCCGAGCAGAGCGCCGGCGATCCCGAGCTCGACCACCGGTCCGACCTCTACAGCCTGGGCTGCGTGCTCTTCGAGATGCTCGTCGGCCAGCCACCCTTCGCGGCCGCTGCGTACGCCACCGTGCTCGGGCAGCACGCCGTCACGCCGGCGCCGGCGGTACGGAGCCTGCGTGCGGAGGTGCCACCGCGTCTCGATTCGCTCGTCGCGCGTCTGCTCGCCAAGCAGCCGGCGGAGCGGTTCCAGAGCGCCCGCGAGCTGATTGCGGCCATCGATGCGGCGCTCGCGGAGCTGCAGGCGCCGCCCGCGGAGGAGCCAACGTGGCGGCGCTCACGCATCGCGCTCGCCGCGGTCGTCGCGCTTGCCGTGGTCGGGACCATCGCCCTTACCAGCTCGGCTTCGCGGCTCGCGGCGCATCGTGACAGCCTTGCCGACACGACGCGCGTCGTGCTCTTCCCCTTTGAGGGTGATGCCTCGGAGCGCGAGGCGGCGACGGAGCTGCTGCGCCGCGCATTCGCGCGCTGGGACGGCGTCGCGCTCGTGGATGCGTTCCAGGTGGACGATGCCATTGGCGACCGCCCGCTCTCGTCCCGCCGCGCAGGGAGCGTCGCGCGCGATCTTGGGGCCGGCCGGTTCATCCGCGGGAGTGTGGTGCGGACCGACGCGGGATTGGAACTGCGGGCCGTGCTTTCGTCGGCGGGGCGGCGACCGATCACGTTGGCGGAGTATACGGAACGGCTGCCGGCGGGGACGTGGGTGAGTCGCGACTCACTGGCCGCACGCGCCGTCGCGAGCCTGCTCTTCCGCGGGGCGCCACGCGGCGACACCGACCTCCCCGCGTTGCGCACCGCAAGCGTGGAGGCGGCCCAGCTGTATCTCGCGGGACGGGGCAGCCTCGACCGCTGGGCCCTCGACACGGCCGCGACGCTTCTCGACGAGGCATGGCGCCGCGACCCGAAGTTCACCGAAGCCGCACTGTGGCTATCACTCGTGCGCTTCTGGCGGGACGAGGCACCCGCCAAGTGGCTGCTGCCCGCTCAGGCCGTCGCGCAAGATAGCGCGCGTGCCACCAATGCAGTTGCCCGACGACACGCGACAGCCTTACTCGCGCTCACGGAGGACAATCGCCCCAAGGCCTGTGTCGAGTGGGAGGCGTTGACGGCGACGGCCCCGTTGGAGTTCTCTGGCTGGTACAGCGCAGCGCTCTGCCGCGATCGAGACAACATCGTCTTGCGGGATCCGTCGGCGCCGACGGGCTGGCGCTTCCGAAGCTCGTTCCACACCGCTCAGCTGTACTACCTCCGCGCGTTCCAGCAGTTGCCCACGATGCACCATGCGCTGCGAGACCGAGCGTACGAGCGCGTGCGTGGCTTGCTATTCCTTTCGATGAACCGCGTCCGGACTGCCCGCGTCGCGGAGTCCGGCGCTCGCATGATTGCATTCCCAATGATCGACGGCGATTCGCTGGTCCTGGCTCCGATCGCCTTTGCACAGATGTCCGGCGCCGACACGAGTGTCGCGCATCTCCGGCGACGGTCGGCGCGCGAGGTCGTCCGGCAGCAACGGGAGCTGTTCCGCGACATCACCAGCGTATGGACGTCTGCCGCGCCGCAGAGCGCTTAG
- a CDS encoding fumarate reductase/succinate dehydrogenase flavoprotein subunit, with product MALKLDAKIPSGPLAEKWDKHRFEMKLVNPANKRKFSVIVVGSGLAGASAAATLSELGYNVSCFCYQDSPRRAHSIAAQGGINAAKNYRNDGDSVQRLFYDTIKGGDFRAREANVYRLAQVSVDIIDQCVAQGVPFAREYGGLLANRSFGGAQVSRTFYARGQTGQQLLLGAYQALEKEIARGGVTMYERHEMLELVVVDGKARGIIVRDMVTGEIESHAADAVLLATGGYGNVFYLSTNAKGCNVTATWRAHKKGAAFANPCFTQIHPTCIPVAGDHQSKLTLMSESLRNDGRVWVPKKREDVGKNPWDIPEEDRDYYLERKYPSFGNLSPRDIASRAAKEACDDGRGVGPGGRGVYLDFADAIKRLGAKAIEERYGNLFEMYQRITDEDPYKRPMRIYPAVHYTMGGLWVDYNLMSSIPGLHVLGEANFSDHGANRLGASALMQGLADGYFVIPYTIGDYLASNKLDKVTTDHPAFREAKEQVEQRTKKLLSVKGTRTVDSFHRELGQIMWDKCGMARDAAGLKEALVRIPKLREEFWQNVRVLGANEEINQSLEKAGRVADFLEFAELMCIDALHREESCGGHFRTEHQTEDGEAKRNDAEFAYVAAWEYAGEGKAPILNKEPLEFENVHLSTRSYK from the coding sequence ATGGCACTCAAGCTCGACGCCAAGATCCCCAGCGGACCGCTGGCCGAGAAGTGGGACAAGCACCGCTTCGAGATGAAGCTCGTGAACCCCGCCAACAAGCGGAAGTTCAGCGTGATCGTCGTGGGCTCCGGCTTGGCCGGCGCCTCGGCGGCCGCCACGCTCAGCGAGCTCGGCTACAACGTCTCCTGCTTCTGCTACCAGGACTCGCCGCGCCGCGCGCACTCGATCGCCGCACAGGGCGGCATCAATGCCGCCAAGAACTACCGCAACGACGGCGATTCCGTGCAGCGGCTGTTCTACGACACGATCAAGGGCGGTGACTTCCGCGCCCGCGAGGCCAATGTGTACCGCCTCGCGCAGGTGTCGGTGGACATCATCGACCAGTGCGTGGCGCAGGGCGTGCCGTTCGCGCGGGAGTACGGCGGATTGCTCGCCAACCGCTCGTTCGGCGGCGCGCAGGTCTCGCGTACGTTCTACGCCCGCGGCCAGACGGGCCAGCAGCTCTTGCTCGGCGCCTACCAGGCGCTGGAGAAGGAGATCGCCAGGGGCGGCGTGACGATGTACGAGCGCCACGAGATGCTCGAGCTGGTCGTCGTGGACGGCAAGGCCCGCGGCATCATCGTGCGCGACATGGTCACCGGCGAGATCGAATCGCACGCGGCCGATGCCGTGCTGCTCGCGACCGGCGGCTACGGCAACGTCTTCTACCTCTCGACGAACGCCAAGGGCTGCAACGTCACGGCGACGTGGCGCGCGCACAAGAAGGGTGCGGCGTTCGCGAATCCCTGCTTCACGCAGATCCACCCGACCTGCATCCCGGTCGCCGGCGACCATCAGTCGAAGCTGACGCTGATGTCCGAGTCGCTGCGCAACGACGGGCGCGTGTGGGTGCCGAAGAAGCGCGAGGACGTGGGCAAGAATCCCTGGGACATCCCCGAGGAAGACCGCGACTACTACCTCGAGCGCAAGTATCCGTCGTTCGGCAACCTCTCGCCCCGCGACATCGCCTCGCGCGCCGCGAAGGAAGCCTGCGACGACGGGCGTGGCGTGGGCCCGGGCGGCCGCGGCGTCTACCTCGACTTCGCCGACGCCATCAAGCGCCTCGGCGCCAAGGCCATCGAGGAGCGCTATGGCAATCTCTTCGAGATGTACCAGCGCATCACGGACGAGGATCCGTACAAGCGTCCGATGCGCATCTACCCGGCCGTGCACTACACGATGGGCGGCCTCTGGGTGGACTACAACCTGATGAGCAGCATCCCCGGCCTGCACGTGCTTGGCGAAGCGAACTTCTCCGACCACGGTGCGAACCGTCTCGGCGCCTCGGCGCTGATGCAGGGCCTGGCCGACGGCTACTTCGTGATCCCGTACACCATCGGCGACTACCTCGCGAGCAACAAGCTCGACAAGGTGACGACCGACCACCCGGCATTCCGTGAGGCCAAGGAGCAGGTGGAGCAGCGCACGAAGAAGCTGCTGAGCGTGAAGGGCACGCGCACGGTGGACTCGTTCCACCGTGAGCTCGGGCAGATCATGTGGGACAAGTGCGGCATGGCGCGCGACGCCGCGGGGCTCAAGGAGGCGCTGGTGCGCATCCCGAAGCTGCGCGAGGAGTTCTGGCAGAACGTGCGCGTGCTCGGTGCGAACGAGGAGATCAACCAGTCGCTGGAGAAGGCCGGCCGCGTAGCGGACTTCCTTGAGTTCGCCGAGCTCATGTGCATCGACGCGCTGCATCGTGAAGAGAGCTGCGGCGGGCACTTCCGCACGGAGCACCAGACGGAAGACGGCGAAGCGAAGCGCAACGACGCGGAGTTCGCGTATGTGGCGGCTTGGGAGTATGCGGGGGAGGGGAAGGCCCCGATCCTGAACAAGGAGCCGCTCGAGTTCGAGAACGTCCACCTGAGCACGCGGAGCTACAAGTGA
- a CDS encoding MoaD/ThiS family protein — translation MTPSVKHRVQLFASWSDTLGPEVEVELPAGARVADLLETLETQAKSKSITPLPRPSVALNQRYAKPDAVLAAGDEIAIIPPVAGG, via the coding sequence GTGACCCCCTCCGTGAAGCACCGCGTCCAGCTCTTCGCGTCCTGGAGCGACACCCTCGGCCCTGAAGTCGAGGTCGAGTTGCCCGCGGGCGCTCGTGTGGCCGACCTGCTCGAGACGCTCGAGACGCAGGCCAAGTCCAAGTCCATCACGCCGTTGCCGCGTCCGTCCGTGGCGCTGAATCAGCGTTATGCCAAGCCGGACGCCGTGCTCGCCGCCGGCGACGAGATCGCGATCATTCCGCCTGTGGCCGGGGGCTGA
- a CDS encoding Ig-like domain-containing protein encodes MLSALALAACADSGPAVAVFSIEVTAPSATLLVGPGGGQTVQMTATLRSASGDVLTGRRIEWSVDPWGFAFVDDNGLVTARLPGTAVVRARSEERTGAFAITVAPVPVATIDITSPGIALTRTPLAVAAQQVAAVAYDSVGTALPDRTLNWLSRDAAVASVNASGLVTAVGAGSTYVLATGDRGSDSVLVTVTVENGLPAGFDVAITDASWTQASQNAEGTIPMLTGGRAAVVNVMTSAPSAMAAPSVFELRLTDANGATRWSARRSATIPAGATTAANPTLQFLVPAAELAPGLQWELRWNPDGEFSDADAATDRYPRIGRAGLAVVQPPTLKLRFVPVTLTAHNNTTGVVSAANAEEYLRVIRQIAPVGAIEFSIAPPFATSTSFGAPPNGAGSAFWIALLQQLDVERVASAEYADAHWVGVVQPPAGFTFATFGGFGFIPSNGASFGPGTRTFGVINTNWFFRESQTRELVMHELGHNLGRNHAPCGGATGTDVNFPDPGGRVGEGGHDTHSFQRGVAERAFSISSNHGDTMGYCTPVWISTYSYAAMLTFRGSATLAARQATPPTRAVVVHGAVQATGQVSLRHAVLLPATYADAPDAGDWVAIARDASGEVLAQRRFALGRLDHSDSERPIAVAIPLSDLSAARVAWIEVRAPSGTSTRLDVTRGAP; translated from the coding sequence GTGCTGTCCGCGCTCGCACTCGCAGCCTGCGCGGACAGCGGGCCGGCGGTGGCCGTCTTCTCCATTGAGGTGACGGCCCCGTCCGCCACGCTGCTCGTTGGTCCAGGAGGCGGCCAGACGGTCCAGATGACGGCGACGTTGCGCTCGGCATCCGGTGACGTCCTCACGGGCCGGCGCATCGAGTGGTCGGTGGACCCTTGGGGATTTGCATTCGTCGACGACAACGGGCTCGTGACGGCACGCCTGCCTGGCACGGCGGTCGTGCGCGCGAGATCGGAGGAACGGACCGGAGCATTCGCGATTACGGTTGCGCCCGTCCCGGTCGCGACCATCGACATCACGAGCCCCGGCATCGCGCTCACGCGCACACCGCTCGCCGTGGCCGCGCAACAGGTCGCGGCGGTCGCCTACGATTCCGTCGGCACCGCCCTTCCCGACCGCACCCTCAACTGGCTGAGTCGCGATGCTGCGGTCGCCTCGGTGAACGCGAGCGGCCTCGTGACGGCCGTCGGGGCCGGGAGCACGTACGTCCTCGCGACCGGCGACCGGGGAAGCGACTCCGTGCTCGTCACGGTGACGGTGGAGAACGGCCTGCCAGCCGGCTTCGACGTCGCCATCACCGACGCCTCGTGGACGCAGGCGTCGCAGAACGCCGAGGGCACGATCCCGATGCTCACGGGCGGCCGTGCAGCCGTCGTGAACGTCATGACCTCCGCGCCATCGGCGATGGCGGCGCCGAGCGTGTTTGAACTGCGTCTCACCGACGCGAACGGCGCCACGCGATGGTCGGCACGTCGCAGCGCCACTATTCCGGCGGGCGCGACGACAGCCGCGAACCCGACGCTGCAGTTCCTCGTTCCGGCGGCCGAGCTTGCCCCTGGCCTGCAGTGGGAGCTGCGCTGGAACCCCGATGGGGAGTTCAGCGACGCCGACGCCGCCACCGACCGGTACCCACGCATCGGCCGCGCCGGACTCGCGGTCGTGCAGCCGCCGACGCTCAAGCTGCGCTTCGTGCCCGTGACGCTCACGGCGCACAACAACACCACCGGCGTGGTGTCGGCGGCGAACGCCGAGGAGTACCTGCGCGTCATCCGGCAGATCGCACCCGTTGGCGCGATCGAGTTCAGCATCGCGCCGCCGTTTGCCACCAGCACCTCGTTCGGCGCGCCGCCCAACGGCGCCGGCAGTGCCTTTTGGATTGCGCTGCTGCAGCAGCTGGACGTGGAGCGTGTGGCCAGCGCCGAGTACGCAGACGCGCACTGGGTCGGCGTGGTGCAACCCCCAGCGGGCTTCACCTTCGCGACCTTCGGGGGCTTCGGGTTCATCCCGAGCAACGGCGCCTCGTTCGGGCCGGGCACGCGCACCTTCGGCGTCATCAACACGAACTGGTTCTTCCGCGAGTCGCAGACGCGTGAGCTCGTGATGCACGAGCTGGGGCATAACCTCGGTCGCAATCACGCGCCCTGCGGTGGCGCCACCGGGACCGACGTGAACTTCCCGGACCCCGGCGGCCGCGTCGGCGAGGGTGGCCATGACACACACTCCTTCCAACGCGGGGTCGCCGAGCGGGCGTTCAGCATCTCGTCCAACCACGGGGACACCATGGGCTACTGCACGCCAGTGTGGATCTCGACCTACAGCTATGCAGCGATGCTGACGTTCCGCGGCAGCGCCACGCTGGCCGCGCGCCAGGCGACGCCGCCGACCCGCGCCGTCGTCGTCCACGGCGCCGTGCAGGCGACCGGGCAGGTGTCCCTGCGCCATGCGGTGCTTCTCCCGGCCACGTATGCGGATGCCCCGGACGCCGGCGACTGGGTCGCCATCGCGCGCGATGCATCGGGCGAGGTGCTCGCACAGCGGCGCTTTGCCCTCGGCCGCCTCGACCACAGCGACAGCGAGCGCCCGATCGCGGTCGCCATCCCGCTGAGCGACCTCTCGGCGGCCCGCGTCGCGTGGATCGAGGTCCGAGCCCCCAGCGGCACCAGCACCCGCCTCGACGTCACGCGCGGCGCGCCGTAA
- a CDS encoding succinate dehydrogenase/fumarate reductase iron-sulfur subunit: MSGSSTATLNLTLHVWRQKGPNAQGQMVTYPAPNISPDMSFLEMLDVVNERLIEKGEEPIAFDHDCREGICGSCGMMINGAAHGPMKLTTTCQLHMRSFKDGEQIYIEPWRAKAFPVMKDLMVDRSAFDRIIQAGGYISAPTGTPQDANALPIPKPDADLAMDNAACIGCGACVAACPNASASLFTAAKINHLAVLPQGQPERRKRALDMVARMDLEGFGGCSLFGECMAACPKGISIDAIQQMNRDYAVAMATKSEAKEWTGSA; encoded by the coding sequence GTGAGCGGGTCCAGCACGGCCACTCTCAACCTCACGCTGCACGTCTGGCGCCAGAAGGGCCCGAACGCGCAGGGCCAGATGGTGACGTATCCGGCGCCGAACATCAGCCCGGACATGAGCTTCCTCGAGATGCTCGACGTCGTCAACGAGCGTCTGATCGAGAAGGGCGAGGAGCCCATCGCGTTCGACCACGACTGCCGCGAAGGCATCTGCGGCAGCTGCGGCATGATGATCAACGGCGCTGCGCACGGGCCGATGAAGCTCACGACGACCTGCCAGCTGCACATGCGCAGCTTCAAGGACGGCGAGCAGATCTACATCGAGCCGTGGCGGGCGAAGGCCTTTCCGGTGATGAAGGACCTGATGGTCGATCGCTCGGCGTTCGACCGCATCATCCAGGCCGGCGGCTACATCTCCGCACCGACGGGCACGCCGCAGGACGCCAACGCCCTGCCGATCCCGAAGCCGGATGCCGACCTCGCGATGGACAACGCGGCCTGCATCGGCTGCGGGGCCTGCGTCGCGGCCTGCCCGAATGCCTCGGCGTCGCTGTTCACGGCGGCGAAGATCAACCACCTCGCCGTGCTGCCGCAGGGGCAGCCGGAGCGGCGGAAGCGGGCGCTGGACATGGTGGCGCGGATGGATCTCGAGGGGTTCGGCGGGTGCTCGCTGTTCGGGGAGTGCATGGCGGCCTGTCCGAAGGGGATCTCGATCGACGCCATCCAGCAGATGAACCGCGACTATGCGGTGGCGATGGCGACGAAGAGCGAGGCGAAGGAGTGGACGGGCTCGGCTTGA